One genomic segment of Aquipluma nitroreducens includes these proteins:
- the trxA gene encoding thioredoxin, producing MKKVVIFISLGLVLLLSNCNAGNPEKTKSNAVTSTTGVGAVNILTNEIFKQKIFNYEVNKEWKFEGNLPVIIDFYASWCGPCRQLSPRVEEIAKEYAGKIIVYKVDTDAEQLLAQNMGIQSLPTLLFIPVKGQPQATMGALPKETLVKAIHEVLLVD from the coding sequence ATGAAGAAAGTTGTAATATTTATATCGCTTGGGTTAGTGCTATTACTAAGCAACTGTAATGCAGGTAATCCTGAAAAAACAAAGAGTAACGCTGTCACATCCACCACAGGAGTTGGAGCAGTGAATATTTTGACAAACGAGATTTTTAAGCAGAAAATTTTTAATTACGAGGTGAATAAAGAATGGAAATTCGAAGGCAACCTGCCCGTAATTATTGACTTTTATGCCAGTTGGTGCGGCCCTTGCAGACAACTGTCGCCTCGGGTAGAGGAAATTGCGAAAGAATACGCCGGAAAGATCATCGTTTATAAAGTTGATACCGATGCCGAACAATTGCTCGCGCAAAATATGGGAATTCAAAGTTTGCCAACCCTATTGTTTATTCCCGTTAAAGGTCAACCTCAGGCAACCATGGGCGCCTTGCCAAAAGAAACACTTGTGAAAGCAATTCATGAAGTTTTACTGGTTGATTAA
- a CDS encoding DUF6132 family protein: MENNCEIKPNPGTFKENLKTWKFWRPFLSVTIGAIAGFSYYHFVGCSSGTCAITSSPYMSTIWGGAMGYFLVNSPCARGRC, from the coding sequence ATGGAAAACAATTGTGAAATTAAACCAAACCCGGGAACATTCAAAGAGAATCTTAAAACCTGGAAATTCTGGAGACCATTTTTAAGTGTGACCATTGGAGCCATCGCCGGATTTTCGTACTATCATTTTGTTGGATGTTCTTCAGGAACCTGCGCCATTACAAGCAGTCCGTATATGAGTACCATCTGGGGTGGTGCGATGGGTTACTTTTTGGTGAACAGTCCTTGCGCCAGAGGTAGATGCTAA
- a CDS encoding transposase, producing the protein MSVIFSNSLSPEQLEEMFRNDEKCLEFLAGIKWANGFVCKKCGNTNSCAGKEPFSRRCTKCKAKETATNGTVFHGVKFPISKAFYIAYQVCKGKEDVSSYEFGRRLSLRQMTCWNFKTKIQHALEEMDSLTENERNSMEKILTS; encoded by the coding sequence ATGAGCGTAATATTCAGTAATAGCCTTAGTCCTGAACAGCTTGAAGAGATGTTCAGAAATGATGAAAAGTGTCTCGAATTTTTAGCCGGGATAAAATGGGCAAATGGTTTTGTATGCAAAAAATGTGGGAATACGAATTCTTGTGCCGGAAAAGAGCCGTTTTCGCGACGCTGTACCAAATGTAAGGCCAAAGAAACCGCGACTAATGGCACCGTTTTTCATGGCGTAAAATTTCCGATCAGCAAAGCTTTTTACATCGCTTATCAGGTTTGCAAAGGGAAGGAGGATGTTTCATCGTATGAGTTTGGCCGCCGACTTTCGTTGCGCCAAATGACATGCTGGAACTTCAAGACCAAAATACAGCATGCACTCGAAGAAATGGATTCGCTCACCGAAAATGAACGAAACTCAATGGAGAAGATTTTAACAAGTTGA
- a CDS encoding class I SAM-dependent methyltransferase codes for MSEFDARAREWDKDKMHMDRSVAIAAELEKMIPLSPSMKALEYGAGTGILSFLLKDRFSEITLMDNSQEMIKVCTEKTEFFQTNHILPIWFDLEHKDYDGNFDIIYNQMVLHHVGDYESIIGTFYSMLNPSGYLAIADLYPEDGSFHGPEVKVHLGFDPNKLTEILKITGFKNIQYKTCFEVKRESGAKYPVFLLVGQK; via the coding sequence ATGAGCGAATTTGATGCCCGAGCCCGTGAGTGGGACAAAGATAAAATGCACATGGATCGTTCGGTAGCCATTGCTGCTGAACTCGAAAAGATGATCCCCCTCTCCCCTTCCATGAAAGCTCTTGAATATGGAGCAGGGACAGGAATCCTCAGTTTTCTGCTGAAAGATCGGTTTTCGGAAATTACCCTGATGGATAATTCCCAGGAAATGATCAAAGTGTGTACCGAGAAGACTGAATTCTTCCAAACCAATCACATTCTGCCCATTTGGTTCGATCTGGAACACAAAGATTATGATGGAAATTTCGACATCATTTACAATCAGATGGTATTACACCACGTGGGTGATTATGAAAGTATTATCGGTACTTTTTATTCCATGTTGAATCCATCAGGATATTTGGCCATTGCCGATTTATATCCTGAAGATGGTTCGTTTCATGGTCCAGAAGTCAAAGTTCACCTGGGTTTTGATCCCAACAAACTAACTGAAATCTTGAAAATCACCGGTTTTAAGAATATTCAATACAAAACTTGCTTCGAGGTTAAACGTGAGTCGGGCGCCAAATACCCGGTATTTTTACTGGTAGGCCAAAAATAA
- a CDS encoding NifB/NifX family molybdenum-iron cluster-binding protein, with product MKVAVPTRGNNVDDHFGHCEAYTIFTVDASNKIEKAELLPSPQGCGCKSNIASVLKEMGITVMLAGNMGGGALNVLNRHGIDVYRGCSGNVRILAESFLEGKIGDSGIGCAHHEHEGEEHQCSH from the coding sequence ATGAAAGTAGCAGTACCAACAAGGGGAAATAATGTTGATGACCATTTTGGTCATTGCGAAGCATACACCATTTTTACCGTTGATGCAAGTAATAAAATTGAAAAAGCCGAATTATTGCCCTCGCCACAAGGTTGTGGTTGTAAAAGCAATATCGCTTCTGTCTTGAAAGAAATGGGGATAACTGTTATGCTTGCAGGAAACATGGGCGGTGGTGCATTAAATGTACTTAACCGACATGGAATTGATGTTTATCGCGGTTGTTCGGGCAATGTGCGTATATTAGCCGAGTCATTTTTAGAAGGCAAAATAGGCGATTCCGGTATAGGTTGTGCACATCATGAGCATGAAGGAGAAGAACATCAGTGCTCACATTAA
- a CDS encoding DUF134 domain-containing protein, whose translation MARPKRNRSIVNPPVMEGFKPFGIPMTNLEPVILLYEEYESIRLSDYEGLTQEQSSEHMNVSRPTFTRIYEKARRTIAKAFVEGKAIFIEGGNYHTEECWYRCDNCMKLNICQTEINTCNYCQSKTLRRLNKTIETNGTN comes from the coding sequence ATGGCCAGGCCGAAGCGGAATCGATCGATTGTCAATCCTCCCGTCATGGAAGGATTTAAACCATTCGGGATTCCGATGACAAATTTAGAGCCGGTTATTTTGTTGTACGAAGAATATGAATCGATCAGATTATCAGACTATGAGGGACTTACTCAGGAACAATCGTCTGAACACATGAACGTTTCACGCCCGACATTTACCCGAATTTATGAAAAGGCCAGACGAACCATTGCGAAGGCATTTGTTGAAGGAAAAGCCATTTTTATTGAAGGTGGAAATTACCACACCGAAGAATGCTGGTACCGATGCGACAACTGTATGAAATTGAATATTTGCCAGACCGAAATAAATACCTGCAACTACTGCCAATCGAAAACCTTGCGCAGGCTAAACAAAACGATCGAGACCAATGGAACAAACTGA
- a CDS encoding tRNA threonylcarbamoyladenosine dehydratase, translated as MANLEKGIFQRTELLLGNEVMEKIASKKVIIFGIGGVGSWCAESLVRSGIRQLTLVDSDLVCITNINRQLHATTLTVGEVKTDALKKRLLEINPSAEIQTFQKIYEPESSDFFELDQYDFIIDAIDSLSNKIDLIRKATRTKAVFFSSMGASLKLDPTKIRVAEFWKVKGCRLGHIVRKKIRKGDLPAKEFMCVYSEELLENKGAGASCGTDKCLCPKLKNAPGDPDLADHEWCSQKAVINGTVAHITAIYGFTLAGLVIQDIYNRE; from the coding sequence ATGGCAAATTTAGAGAAAGGGATATTTCAGCGTACCGAGTTATTGCTGGGCAATGAAGTGATGGAGAAGATTGCATCGAAGAAAGTAATTATATTCGGGATTGGGGGTGTTGGGAGTTGGTGCGCCGAAAGCCTTGTGCGAAGCGGAATTCGTCAACTAACTCTTGTTGATTCGGATCTGGTTTGCATTACCAACATCAACCGGCAGTTACATGCTACCACGCTAACTGTTGGCGAAGTAAAAACCGATGCCCTGAAAAAAAGGTTGCTTGAAATTAATCCTTCTGCTGAAATTCAAACTTTCCAGAAAATATACGAACCCGAAAGCTCCGACTTCTTTGAGCTCGATCAGTACGATTTCATCATCGATGCCATCGATAGTTTGAGCAACAAAATTGACTTGATCCGCAAGGCTACCCGCACCAAAGCTGTTTTCTTTTCGTCAATGGGCGCTTCACTCAAGCTCGATCCAACCAAAATTCGTGTTGCCGAATTCTGGAAAGTGAAAGGTTGCCGGTTGGGGCACATTGTCAGGAAAAAGATTCGCAAAGGCGACCTTCCGGCTAAAGAATTTATGTGCGTTTACAGCGAAGAATTGCTTGAAAATAAAGGAGCCGGAGCATCGTGCGGAACCGATAAATGCCTGTGCCCCAAATTGAAGAATGCGCCAGGCGATCCGGATCTGGCCGATCACGAATGGTGCAGCCAGAAAGCTGTAATTAACGGAACCGTTGCCCACATTACAGCTATCTATGGGTTCACTCTGGCAGGATTGGTAATTCAGGATATTTATAACCGCGAATAA
- a CDS encoding peroxiredoxin family protein, with product MNKLKGLNFIVLLVVLFGLASFLQDSKTLKEGLWRGVFAVPENEIPFLFEMKDNSVFLINGEDRFQAKNITYRNDSVFIPFDLYDAVLKCKMEGNQLQGKLVKTSGGKVVSEVLFKAEYGNPNRFPLSNEKPTISLAGTWDINIGEGAGAEKTVGNFSLKGSILTGSILTTTGDYRFLDGVAHGKKFELSAFGGSSPYLLKGEFTGDNSFTGEFVTPRKAIKIAGTRNAKAALPDAYNVTYLKQGFSTVAFSFPNLDGKKVSLTDEAYKGKVVIVTILGSWCPNCLDENKFLSGWYKENKNRGVEIIGLGFERKNDFESAQKSLTALKNRLGIDYQILFAGQSGTESASKALPQLNGISSFPTTIFIDKKGNVRKIHSGFSGPATGKFYEEFKTEFNALIDELVAEK from the coding sequence ATGAATAAATTAAAAGGATTAAATTTTATCGTTCTGCTTGTCGTTCTGTTCGGACTTGCTTCATTTCTGCAAGATTCTAAAACCTTGAAAGAAGGTTTATGGAGGGGAGTTTTCGCTGTTCCGGAGAATGAAATACCTTTTTTGTTTGAAATGAAAGACAATTCTGTTTTTCTGATTAATGGAGAAGACCGTTTTCAGGCTAAAAATATAACTTACCGAAACGATTCGGTTTTTATCCCTTTTGATTTGTACGATGCTGTTTTGAAGTGCAAAATGGAAGGAAACCAACTTCAGGGTAAACTGGTTAAAACATCTGGGGGAAAGGTGGTAAGTGAAGTTTTGTTTAAAGCTGAATATGGAAACCCAAATCGGTTTCCGCTTAGCAACGAAAAGCCCACGATTTCATTGGCCGGAACTTGGGATATCAACATTGGTGAAGGCGCTGGTGCCGAGAAAACGGTTGGAAATTTCAGTCTAAAAGGATCAATACTTACAGGTTCAATCCTCACCACAACAGGCGATTATCGGTTTCTGGATGGTGTGGCTCACGGGAAAAAATTCGAGTTGTCGGCTTTTGGCGGCTCGTCGCCATACCTCCTGAAAGGTGAGTTTACAGGCGATAATTCATTTACAGGCGAATTTGTTACTCCACGAAAAGCAATTAAAATTGCCGGGACGCGCAATGCCAAAGCTGCTTTGCCCGACGCTTATAATGTAACTTATCTGAAACAGGGTTTTTCAACGGTTGCTTTCTCATTCCCGAATCTGGATGGGAAAAAAGTTTCGTTAACCGATGAAGCGTATAAAGGGAAAGTAGTGATTGTTACAATTTTGGGAAGTTGGTGCCCGAATTGCCTTGACGAAAATAAATTTTTATCCGGATGGTACAAAGAGAATAAGAACCGGGGAGTTGAAATTATTGGGTTGGGTTTTGAACGGAAAAATGATTTCGAATCAGCCCAAAAATCGCTGACAGCGCTGAAAAACAGGCTTGGTATTGATTATCAGATTCTTTTTGCCGGACAATCAGGAACCGAATCGGCATCAAAAGCGCTACCGCAATTAAACGGTATTTCATCGTTCCCAACCACTATTTTTATCGACAAAAAAGGAAATGTCCGAAAAATACATTCCGGATTTAGCGGGCCTGCCACAGGTAAATTCTATGAAGAATTTAAAACTGAATTCAACGCTCTGATCGATGAATTAGTCGCTGAAAAATAG
- a CDS encoding DUF4249 family protein, whose protein sequence is MKKQIENSYEIRVASCGLAFGLRSTVFGLLLLIVFSVLFSSCEDVIDVKLSDENLNLIGVEASITTVDQPTVFLYKTLKVDQDVTYPGISGAVVTISDNATPANQLILTENPAKAGQYLVPVGKEYLGVTGREYTVTIQTEGVTLTAKDKLAKVEPIDSIQVVPSQRGEKRFLGVFTYGKEPKGLGNYYKWDIYLNDTLIHDADRMAIASDEFVDGNYISKLEIYTDFYDTNKPEDRKLKLNDKVQVKQTSISEFAYNFYYQMINQSSTGSLFSVPTANIESNFTASDGKPVLGIFTARDVSVSNQVLIDQKIEDQLKK, encoded by the coding sequence ATGAAAAAACAGATAGAAAATAGTTACGAGATACGGGTTGCGAGTTGCGGGTTAGCCTTCGGACTTCGGTCTACCGTCTTCGGTCTCCTTTTACTAATAGTCTTCTCCGTTCTGTTCTCCTCGTGTGAAGATGTAATTGATGTAAAACTGAGCGACGAAAACCTCAACCTGATAGGTGTGGAAGCCAGCATTACAACTGTTGACCAACCAACCGTATTCCTTTATAAAACCCTGAAAGTTGATCAGGATGTGACTTACCCCGGAATCAGTGGTGCAGTTGTTACAATTTCAGACAACGCGACACCTGCCAACCAACTTATCCTGACTGAAAACCCTGCAAAAGCAGGCCAATACCTTGTTCCGGTTGGCAAAGAATATCTGGGGGTAACAGGTCGTGAATATACAGTGACCATACAAACTGAAGGTGTAACACTCACAGCAAAAGACAAACTCGCTAAAGTTGAGCCGATTGATTCCATTCAGGTTGTTCCATCGCAGCGTGGCGAAAAAAGGTTCCTCGGAGTTTTCACTTACGGAAAAGAACCAAAGGGATTGGGCAATTATTACAAATGGGACATCTATTTGAATGATACACTGATACATGACGCTGACCGCATGGCCATTGCAAGTGATGAATTTGTCGATGGGAATTACATTTCGAAGCTCGAAATTTATACCGATTTCTACGATACAAATAAACCTGAAGACCGGAAATTGAAGTTGAATGACAAAGTGCAGGTGAAACAAACATCCATCTCTGAATTTGCCTATAACTTTTATTACCAAATGATTAACCAAAGTTCTACGGGTTCACTTTTTAGCGTTCCAACGGCCAACATTGAAAGTAATTTTACGGCCAGCGATGGCAAACCCGTACTTGGAATATTCACAGCCCGCGATGTCTCCGTTTCAAATCAGGTTTTGATTGACCAAAAAATTGAAGATCAATTGAAGAAATAA
- a CDS encoding TonB-dependent receptor, whose translation MKQFSIFLLLWVLTMPAIAEMAGVVTLSGYLKNKANGEALIGATVYIPELKTGVITNPYGFYSISVAPGNYSVSFSFIGYQTQSPSINLTTSQQFNLMLEEETKQIDEVVVTGEKKNRNVENLQMSMEKVQVKMIKKLPSFMGEIDIIKSITLLPGIQNGGEGSSGLYVRGGGPDENLMILDEAPVYNASHLLGFFSVFNSDAINDVQVYKGGIPAEYGGKASSVIDIRMKDGNSQKLGMSGGIGNISSRLTVEAPIIKDKWSFIVSGRRTYADYLGRMVGLEALKENQLYFYDLNLKTNAQINAKNRLYLSAYTGDDYFKVGESIYMKWGNLTSTVRWNHLFTDKLFSNTSLIFSRYNYNLGVPGSGADQFDWTSQIRDYNFKQDFSWYLNSKNKLTLGLNIIYHHFEPGQVDANEKSYFTDLKLANYNALDNSVYLSNEQSIGSRLTMRYGLRYSYFQQIGKGKVREYLHPDKPNEKEVIGTIEYGSGKLVPPAYHNLEPRLALKYMLSPESSIKASYNRMVQNLHLISNTNSPTPLDIWLPSSTYIKPLIANQVGLGYFRNFNKNMFETSAEVYYKKMKNVIDYVDGAELFLKENLETELLHGSGYAYGLELYAKKQEGRLTGWVSYTLARSMRKIPGINEGKAYPSSYDRTHNVSLVTNYDLSKRWNFSASWIFATGNPTSYPIAKYDVQGNTIYYYAARNSNRIPDYHRLDVSFTYDFKKNEHRKVKQTLNFSIYNLYARRNAYSVTFRQNEDNPNVSEATRLSIIGSMIPSVTYNFNF comes from the coding sequence TACTTACAATGCCAGCAATTGCCGAAATGGCCGGTGTTGTAACCTTAAGCGGCTACCTTAAAAACAAAGCCAACGGCGAAGCACTGATTGGCGCTACGGTTTATATTCCGGAACTAAAAACCGGTGTGATAACCAACCCATACGGATTTTATTCCATTTCGGTGGCTCCGGGGAATTATTCTGTCAGCTTTTCTTTCATTGGTTACCAAACCCAATCACCGTCGATCAACCTCACCACAAGCCAGCAATTCAATTTGATGCTTGAAGAGGAAACGAAACAAATTGACGAAGTGGTGGTCACCGGCGAAAAGAAAAACCGGAACGTGGAAAATCTCCAGATGAGCATGGAGAAAGTTCAGGTAAAAATGATCAAAAAACTACCATCGTTCATGGGCGAAATCGACATCATTAAAAGCATCACGCTGTTGCCCGGAATTCAGAATGGAGGAGAAGGCAGTTCCGGACTTTATGTACGCGGCGGTGGCCCCGATGAAAACCTGATGATCCTGGATGAAGCGCCGGTTTACAATGCTTCACACCTGCTTGGATTCTTCTCGGTTTTTAACTCCGATGCCATTAACGACGTTCAGGTATACAAGGGTGGAATTCCGGCCGAATATGGCGGAAAAGCCTCCTCAGTAATCGACATCCGGATGAAAGATGGTAACTCACAAAAACTGGGAATGAGTGGCGGAATTGGCAACATTTCGAGCCGTCTGACTGTTGAAGCGCCGATCATCAAAGATAAATGGAGTTTCATTGTTTCGGGACGCCGTACCTATGCCGACTACCTCGGACGAATGGTGGGCCTTGAAGCTTTAAAAGAAAACCAGCTCTATTTCTACGACCTCAACCTGAAAACAAATGCCCAGATCAATGCCAAAAATCGCTTATATCTCTCAGCCTATACTGGCGACGATTATTTTAAAGTTGGCGAATCGATTTACATGAAATGGGGAAATTTGACCTCCACTGTCCGCTGGAACCATTTGTTTACCGATAAATTATTTTCAAATACATCGCTTATCTTTTCACGATATAACTACAACCTTGGAGTACCAGGTTCAGGAGCCGATCAATTCGACTGGACTTCGCAAATCAGGGATTACAATTTCAAACAAGATTTTTCGTGGTACCTGAATTCGAAAAACAAGTTAACCCTTGGGTTAAACATTATTTACCACCATTTTGAGCCCGGACAGGTTGATGCCAACGAAAAATCGTATTTCACCGACTTAAAACTAGCCAATTACAATGCGCTGGACAACTCGGTGTACTTATCGAACGAGCAATCCATTGGTTCGCGGTTAACAATGAGATATGGCCTGAGATATTCCTATTTTCAACAAATAGGCAAAGGAAAAGTGAGGGAATATCTTCATCCTGACAAGCCAAACGAAAAAGAAGTTATTGGTACAATCGAATACGGATCAGGCAAACTGGTTCCTCCGGCTTATCACAATCTGGAACCACGATTGGCATTGAAATACATGCTTTCTCCGGAAAGTTCGATCAAGGCATCGTACAACCGGATGGTTCAAAACCTTCACCTCATTTCGAACACCAACTCTCCTACCCCGCTTGACATTTGGCTGCCCAGCAGTACTTACATCAAACCGCTGATCGCGAATCAGGTTGGATTAGGGTATTTCAGGAATTTCAACAAAAACATGTTTGAGACTTCAGCCGAAGTGTATTACAAAAAAATGAAAAATGTAATCGACTATGTCGACGGCGCCGAACTGTTCCTGAAAGAGAACCTGGAAACGGAGTTGCTTCACGGAAGTGGTTATGCCTACGGATTGGAACTTTACGCCAAAAAGCAGGAAGGTCGGCTAACCGGTTGGGTAAGTTACACCTTGGCCCGGTCGATGCGAAAAATACCAGGAATTAACGAAGGTAAAGCATATCCTTCGAGTTACGACCGAACACACAATGTTTCGCTGGTGACGAATTATGACCTAAGCAAACGCTGGAATTTCTCGGCAAGTTGGATTTTTGCGACCGGAAACCCGACTTCGTACCCGATTGCGAAATACGACGTTCAGGGAAATACAATCTACTATTATGCCGCCCGCAACAGCAACCGGATTCCTGATTATCATCGCCTCGATGTGTCGTTTACCTACGACTTCAAGAAAAACGAACACCGCAAAGTAAAGCAGACGCTCAACTTCTCGATTTACAACCTGTATGCACGGCGAAATGCTTATTCAGTAACCTTCAGGCAAAACGAGGATAACCCGAATGTTTCGGAAGCCACGCGTTTATCGATTATCGGTAGCATGATTCCATCAGTCACTTACAATTTCAATTTTTAG